A window of Vescimonas fastidiosa contains these coding sequences:
- the lpdA gene encoding dihydrolipoyl dehydrogenase, with protein MAYELKMPQLGLTMEEGTLSKWLKHEGDTVKVGEVVAEITTDKLTNELTSEQDGVVLKLVAQEGDDIPVKGTLAWIGQAGEAVPGAVPAAVAAAVPQAPAAPAAAPAGGKKSVIVIGGGPGGYVAAIRAAQLGAEVTVVEKQYLGGTCLNVGCIPTKCLLHSAELVEQIKTQGKDIGVEVEGVKVNFPQVIAHKNAISKQLTSGVAGLLKMNKVKKVDGTAKFTGEKQLEVTKADGSKETMTADAIIVATGSVNAQPPIPGLKENPNCIDSTGALSLEKLPQTMVVIGGGVIGLELACAYAAFGTKITVVEAMDHMLPMLDGDLTKIGVAHMKKMGMDFHLECPVQSVESSPVGAKVVCKDKSGKTVSFEAEKVLVAIGRKANTAGLDLAAGKIDNDKGRILVNDKMETNVPGVYAIGDCVFGHAQLAHTASAMGEVASENICGLEAQYCEKTNPTCVYMEPEAASVGLTEEQCKAQGIAYKVGKFPMSANGKALILNGGEGLVKIIAGAEYGEILGMHIIGPRATDLIAEGALAIEGEMTLDEIVDTIHSHPTVTETMREAALNAEKRAIHTKN; from the coding sequence ATGGCTTATGAACTGAAAATGCCCCAGCTGGGTCTGACCATGGAGGAGGGCACTCTTTCCAAGTGGCTCAAGCACGAGGGCGATACCGTAAAGGTCGGCGAGGTGGTGGCAGAGATCACCACCGACAAGCTGACCAACGAGCTGACCAGCGAGCAGGACGGCGTTGTGCTGAAGCTGGTGGCCCAGGAGGGCGACGACATTCCCGTTAAGGGTACCCTGGCCTGGATCGGTCAGGCCGGCGAGGCTGTGCCCGGTGCAGTGCCTGCCGCTGTGGCGGCGGCTGTGCCCCAGGCTCCGGCGGCGCCTGCCGCTGCTCCTGCCGGCGGCAAAAAGTCCGTCATCGTCATCGGCGGCGGCCCCGGCGGCTATGTGGCTGCCATCCGTGCCGCGCAGCTGGGTGCGGAGGTCACAGTCGTGGAGAAGCAGTACCTGGGCGGCACCTGCCTGAATGTGGGCTGCATTCCCACCAAGTGCCTGCTGCATTCCGCCGAGCTGGTGGAGCAGATCAAGACCCAGGGCAAGGACATCGGCGTGGAGGTGGAGGGCGTAAAGGTCAACTTCCCCCAGGTCATCGCCCATAAGAACGCCATCAGCAAGCAGCTCACCAGCGGTGTGGCCGGCCTGCTGAAGATGAACAAGGTCAAGAAGGTGGACGGCACCGCCAAGTTCACCGGCGAGAAGCAGCTGGAGGTCACCAAGGCCGACGGCAGCAAGGAGACCATGACCGCCGATGCCATTATCGTGGCCACCGGCTCCGTCAATGCCCAGCCCCCCATTCCCGGCCTGAAGGAAAATCCCAACTGCATCGACTCCACCGGCGCTCTGTCCCTGGAGAAGCTGCCCCAGACCATGGTGGTCATCGGCGGCGGCGTCATCGGTCTGGAGCTGGCCTGTGCCTATGCCGCCTTCGGCACCAAGATCACCGTGGTGGAGGCTATGGACCATATGCTGCCCATGCTGGACGGCGACCTGACCAAGATCGGCGTGGCCCACATGAAGAAGATGGGTATGGACTTCCATCTGGAGTGCCCTGTGCAGTCCGTGGAGAGCAGCCCTGTGGGTGCCAAGGTGGTCTGCAAGGATAAGAGCGGCAAGACCGTCAGCTTTGAGGCGGAGAAGGTGCTGGTGGCCATCGGCCGCAAGGCCAATACCGCCGGGCTGGACCTGGCCGCCGGAAAGATCGACAACGACAAGGGCCGCATCCTGGTCAATGACAAGATGGAGACCAATGTACCCGGTGTGTACGCCATCGGCGACTGCGTGTTCGGCCATGCACAGCTGGCCCACACCGCCTCCGCCATGGGCGAGGTAGCCTCGGAGAATATCTGCGGCCTGGAGGCCCAATACTGCGAAAAGACCAACCCCACCTGCGTGTACATGGAGCCGGAGGCGGCCTCCGTGGGTCTGACCGAGGAGCAGTGCAAGGCCCAGGGTATTGCCTATAAGGTGGGCAAGTTCCCCATGAGCGCCAACGGCAAGGCCCTGATCCTCAACGGCGGCGAGGGCCTGGTGAAGATCATCGCCGGGGCCGAGTACGGCGAGATTTTGGGTATGCATATCATCGGGCCCCGGGCCACCGACCTCATCGCTGAGGGCGCTTTGGCCATTGAGGGCGAGATGACCCTGGATGAGATCGTCGACACCATCCACTCCCACCCCACCGTCACGGAGACCATGCGCGAGGCGGCTCTGAACGCCGAAAAGCGCGCCATTCACACCAAAAACTGA
- a CDS encoding PPC domain-containing DNA-binding protein, with the protein MNDILEMAQGNLTRVIAVRLRPGTDVLQGLTEACRRAGINNGVILSAIGSLDGVAYCNPVELPDKKAGYGYGEVLHLTGPIELTAGSGIICHDDQGVTNLHVHMSLSDRYGNAHGGHLVEGTKVLLTVDVIIAEIGGLVMGRKFDDELEVPLFAPKQA; encoded by the coding sequence ATGAATGACATTCTGGAAATGGCCCAGGGCAATCTCACCCGGGTCATCGCCGTGCGGCTGCGTCCCGGCACGGATGTGCTGCAGGGCCTCACGGAGGCCTGCCGCCGGGCCGGTATCAATAACGGCGTGATCCTCAGCGCTATCGGGAGTCTGGACGGTGTGGCCTACTGCAATCCCGTGGAGCTGCCGGACAAGAAGGCCGGCTACGGCTACGGCGAGGTGCTGCACCTGACGGGGCCCATTGAGCTGACCGCCGGCAGCGGCATCATCTGCCATGATGACCAGGGGGTCACGAACCTCCATGTACACATGAGCCTCAGCGACCGCTACGGCAACGCCCACGGCGGCCACCTGGTAGAGGGCACCAAGGTGCTGCTCACCGTGGATGTGATCATCGCCGAGATCGGTGGACTGGTCATGGGAAGAAAATTTGACGACGAATTGGAAGTGCCCCTGTTCGCGCCCAAGCAGGCGTAA
- a CDS encoding dihydrolipoamide acetyltransferase family protein encodes MAFEVCMPQLGLTMEEGTVSQWIKHEGDAVKTGDVLLEITTDKLTNEVTSEHDGVLLKIVAQEGEDVPVKGLLCYVGQSGEAVGDAPAAAAATPAAPAAPAAPVTAAPVPAPVAAGGARIRISPLARKTAAKLGVDVSGIVGSGPSGRIRQQDVLAAANAPKAAAPVAAEPAPAAKPVSKTGLELMEGDTVSKLAGMRKVVAQRMLQSHTEIPPVTQNTKVDVTELMKFRKMLLAETGNKYSVNDLILKATAKCLRQHPEVLVSLDGDQIIQRAHVNLGMAVALDAGLIVPVIRDADRMGLDALSAAAKDLASRAKGNKLTPDEYKGSTFSVSNLGMFGIETFTPIVNQPDAAILGVCAVEDELVMDDEGNISKHQVMRLSFTYDHRLIDGAVAAKFVMALRDLLEKPMSIIL; translated from the coding sequence ATGGCTTTTGAAGTATGTATGCCCCAGTTGGGCCTGACCATGGAGGAGGGCACCGTCTCTCAGTGGATCAAGCATGAGGGCGATGCCGTAAAGACCGGCGATGTGCTGCTGGAGATCACCACCGACAAGCTGACCAATGAGGTCACCAGCGAGCATGACGGCGTTTTGCTGAAGATCGTAGCCCAGGAGGGCGAGGATGTACCCGTGAAGGGCCTGCTGTGCTATGTGGGCCAGAGCGGCGAGGCCGTAGGCGATGCCCCTGCCGCCGCTGCCGCTACACCTGCCGCCCCGGCTGCTCCCGCCGCACCCGTTACCGCTGCCCCTGTGCCCGCTCCCGTGGCCGCAGGCGGCGCCCGCATCCGCATCTCCCCCCTGGCCCGCAAGACGGCGGCCAAGCTGGGCGTGGATGTCAGCGGTATCGTAGGCAGCGGCCCCAGCGGCCGTATCCGCCAGCAGGATGTGCTGGCTGCCGCCAATGCACCCAAGGCCGCGGCCCCTGTGGCTGCCGAGCCCGCCCCCGCCGCCAAACCCGTGAGCAAGACCGGGCTGGAGCTGATGGAGGGCGACACCGTCTCCAAGCTGGCGGGTATGCGCAAGGTGGTGGCCCAGCGTATGCTGCAGTCCCACACGGAGATCCCCCCTGTTACCCAGAACACCAAGGTGGATGTTACGGAGCTGATGAAGTTCCGCAAGATGCTCCTGGCCGAGACGGGCAACAAGTATTCCGTCAACGATCTGATCCTCAAGGCCACGGCCAAGTGCCTGCGTCAGCACCCGGAGGTGCTGGTGAGCCTGGACGGCGACCAGATCATCCAGCGGGCCCATGTAAATCTGGGCATGGCAGTGGCTCTGGACGCGGGACTGATCGTTCCCGTGATCCGCGACGCCGACCGCATGGGCCTGGACGCTCTCTCCGCCGCCGCCAAGGATCTGGCCTCCCGGGCCAAGGGCAACAAGCTGACCCCGGACGAGTACAAGGGCTCCACCTTCTCCGTCTCCAACCTGGGTATGTTCGGCATTGAGACCTTCACCCCCATCGTCAACCAGCCCGATGCCGCCATTCTGGGCGTGTGCGCCGTGGAGGACGAGCTGGTGATGGACGACGAGGGCAACATCTCCAAGCACCAGGTCATGCGCCTGTCCTTTACCTATGACCACCGCCTCATCGACGGCGCCGTGGCCGCCAAGTTCGTGATGGCTCTCCGGGATCTGCTGGAGAAGCCCATGAGCATCATCCTGTAA
- a CDS encoding FadR/GntR family transcriptional regulator has product MHIEKIQQNNAPRVPELIMQALVKAIEDGHIRVGEDMPSERDLAEMLGVGRGSLRECLAILEFLGAIDSRGNRKVLLRDADYIQKARTWIECSNEMGGTEPFNEFRRVIEVGIVGLACERATEEDMAALDEAIRNLDEDPANYMHDVEFHDALAVASHNAMLASTIHLVNNLIADVRMRFWDLPRYKELTQQTHHEIYMAVKNRNAAEAQEAMIRHLNVVSRYALCYPARDSGEEEAPVPEEA; this is encoded by the coding sequence ATGCACATCGAGAAAATACAGCAGAATAACGCGCCGCGGGTGCCGGAGCTGATCATGCAGGCCCTGGTCAAGGCCATTGAGGACGGCCACATCCGGGTGGGCGAGGATATGCCCTCGGAGCGGGACCTGGCGGAGATGCTGGGCGTGGGCCGCGGCTCTCTGCGGGAGTGCCTGGCTATTCTGGAGTTTTTAGGCGCCATCGACAGCCGGGGAAACCGGAAGGTGCTGCTGCGGGACGCGGACTATATTCAGAAGGCCCGCACCTGGATCGAGTGCTCCAATGAGATGGGCGGAACGGAGCCCTTCAACGAGTTCCGCCGGGTCATCGAGGTGGGCATCGTGGGCCTGGCCTGCGAGCGCGCCACGGAGGAGGACATGGCCGCTTTGGACGAGGCCATCCGCAACCTGGACGAGGACCCCGCCAACTATATGCACGATGTGGAGTTTCACGATGCCCTGGCCGTGGCCAGCCACAACGCCATGCTGGCCTCCACCATTCACCTGGTGAATAATCTCATCGCCGATGTGCGGATGCGGTTTTGGGACCTGCCCCGCTACAAGGAGCTGACCCAGCAGACCCACCACGAGATCTACATGGCCGTAAAGAACCGAAATGCGGCAGAGGCCCAGGAGGCGATGATCCGGCACCTGAACGTCGTTTCCCGATACGCCCTGTGCTATCCCGCCCGGGACAGCGGCGAGGAGGAGGCCCCTGTGCCGGAGGAGGCCTGA
- a CDS encoding TRAP transporter small permease, whose protein sequence is MIKAYSKFLDILEKIQRVILTVSVPAMVLIMFYQVVMRYVFHNSPAWSEELVRYLFIFNVMMAAAIAVRRNSHLQIDIVLNALKPHMRRIFTICATTVGLVFLVYLFILSLELVRSGAPNTSAGLGLPMSIPYTCVPIGTALMVLTSIEVILKNIQELADEKKGGTAV, encoded by the coding sequence GTGATCAAAGCGTATTCCAAATTTCTGGATATTCTGGAGAAGATCCAGAGGGTCATTCTGACCGTGTCCGTGCCGGCCATGGTGCTGATCATGTTCTATCAGGTCGTTATGCGGTATGTGTTCCACAATTCCCCGGCCTGGAGCGAGGAGCTGGTGCGCTACCTGTTCATCTTCAATGTGATGATGGCCGCGGCCATTGCCGTGCGGCGCAACAGCCACCTGCAGATCGACATTGTACTCAACGCCCTGAAGCCCCATATGCGCCGGATCTTCACCATCTGCGCCACGACGGTGGGCCTGGTGTTCCTGGTATACCTGTTCATCCTCTCCCTGGAGCTGGTGCGCAGCGGCGCGCCTAACACCTCCGCCGGCCTGGGCCTGCCCATGTCCATTCCCTATACCTGTGTACCCATCGGCACGGCGCTGATGGTGCTGACCTCCATAGAGGTCATTCTCAAGAACATTCAGGAACTGGCTGACGAAAAGAAAGGAGGTACCGCCGTATGA
- a CDS encoding thiamine pyrophosphate-dependent dehydrogenase E1 component subunit alpha produces MYSKEQLLEFYRTMVRIRTFEEKAAECFTKGMLAGNIHLSIGQEAAEAGAFAAIGPQDYFTSTHRGHGHAIARGADPKLAMAELFGKKTGYCKGKGGSMHIADMEKMNHLGANGIVGGGQPISAGSALASKILGDGAVTVGCFGDGATNEGSFHESLNMAAAWQLPMVWFIENNCYGVSTEIHRVTNTPHLASRAEAYGVPYAIVDGTNPTEVYEAMKKAMEHARSGKGPYLVEATVYRYQGHYCGDPAVYRPKEYMEHALENDGIMKLGKRLLALGATQEELDEITAAADAEMTEAVKFADESEYPDPATVLDDMYVSDNERCVAR; encoded by the coding sequence ATGTACAGTAAGGAGCAGCTTTTGGAGTTCTACCGCACGATGGTGCGTATCCGTACCTTCGAGGAGAAGGCCGCCGAGTGCTTCACCAAGGGTATGCTGGCAGGCAATATCCATCTGAGCATCGGTCAGGAGGCTGCTGAGGCCGGCGCTTTCGCCGCTATCGGCCCCCAGGACTACTTTACCTCCACCCACCGTGGCCACGGCCACGCCATTGCCCGGGGCGCTGACCCCAAGCTGGCTATGGCCGAGCTGTTCGGCAAAAAGACCGGCTACTGCAAGGGCAAGGGCGGCTCCATGCACATTGCGGACATGGAGAAGATGAACCACCTGGGCGCCAACGGCATCGTAGGCGGCGGCCAGCCCATCTCTGCCGGCAGCGCTCTGGCCTCCAAGATCCTGGGCGACGGCGCGGTGACCGTGGGCTGCTTCGGCGACGGCGCCACCAACGAGGGCAGCTTCCACGAGTCCCTGAATATGGCCGCCGCATGGCAGCTTCCCATGGTGTGGTTCATTGAAAACAACTGCTACGGTGTGTCCACCGAGATCCACCGGGTTACCAATACCCCCCATCTGGCCAGCCGTGCCGAGGCCTACGGCGTGCCCTATGCCATCGTGGACGGTACCAACCCCACGGAGGTTTACGAGGCCATGAAGAAGGCCATGGAGCACGCCCGCAGCGGCAAGGGCCCCTATCTGGTGGAGGCCACTGTGTACCGCTATCAGGGCCATTACTGCGGCGACCCCGCCGTGTACCGCCCCAAGGAGTACATGGAGCACGCCCTGGAGAATGACGGCATCATGAAGCTGGGCAAGCGTTTGCTGGCTTTGGGCGCCACCCAGGAGGAGCTGGACGAGATCACCGCAGCGGCGGATGCCGAGATGACCGAGGCCGTTAAGTTTGCCGACGAGTCCGAGTATCCCGATCCCGCCACGGTGCTGGACGATATGTATGTGAGCGACAATGAAAGGTGTGTGGCACGATGA
- a CDS encoding MBL fold metallo-hydrolase, which yields MDRYPIRVTLLANAGVLIRYRDTALLLDGLFGRKDNPFSLLPPGCREAMLQGRPPFERLDYLLFTHYHPDHFDPEMVRALLERRRVKGLFYPKDESPAVQKLSRWLRQEGIPCVPLCRDTDRAAIQIEPDISVQAFMVPHLGEEYRSVPHVCYLLTFDGRRVLFTADSDYLHEDFSRLADTPLYAVFLNPLFYQAYYNTRLFHGHFDTDTLCVYHVPFPEDDGMHMQDMARRMPRGAADSGLRVLPLTEPMQQIEL from the coding sequence ATGGACCGCTATCCCATCCGCGTAACCCTGCTGGCCAACGCCGGCGTTCTGATCCGCTACCGGGACACGGCTCTGCTCCTGGACGGGCTGTTCGGCAGAAAGGACAATCCCTTCAGCCTCCTGCCCCCCGGCTGCCGGGAGGCCATGCTTCAGGGCCGACCGCCCTTTGAGCGGCTGGACTACCTGCTGTTCACCCACTACCATCCCGACCACTTTGACCCGGAGATGGTCCGGGCGCTTTTGGAGCGCCGGAGGGTGAAGGGCCTGTTTTATCCCAAGGACGAGTCCCCGGCGGTGCAGAAGCTCAGCCGGTGGCTGCGGCAGGAGGGCATCCCCTGTGTGCCCCTGTGCCGCGATACGGACCGGGCCGCCATACAGATCGAGCCGGATATTTCGGTGCAGGCGTTTATGGTGCCCCACCTGGGAGAGGAGTACCGCTCCGTCCCCCATGTGTGCTACCTGCTGACCTTTGACGGGCGGCGGGTGCTGTTCACGGCGGACAGTGACTATCTCCACGAGGACTTCTCCCGGCTGGCGGACACACCCCTGTACGCGGTGTTCCTCAATCCCCTGTTTTACCAGGCTTATTATAATACACGCCTGTTTCACGGGCATTTTGACACGGATACGCTGTGCGTCTACCATGTCCCCTTTCCAGAGGACGACGGGATGCATATGCAGGATATGGCGCGGCGTATGCCGCGTGGGGCGGCGGACAGTGGGCTGCGGGTCCTGCCGCTGACGGAACCGATGCAGCAAATCGAGCTTTAA
- a CDS encoding TRAP transporter large permease gives MNAGLLVFILLLLLSFLGIPIFISLGIGTLIALNMADLPMLVLPQKLFAGMNSSSLLAIPFFILAGNLMSRSITGKLIDVANALIGRIKGSLALVTVVASGLFGAISGSGVATASAIGGLTIPAMKKEGYPAPFAVAVSSISSILGPIIPPSITLIVYASITNVSVSKLFIGSVIPGLLLVVCLMGYALVYAKRYNLPAHEKMPAKEVAKTFKSSIWALLMPIIILGGIFGGIFTATEAAAVAVVYALIVSLFVYKDTKWSELPSSFVEASVSTATIMVMVGLSKASSYVVVTSGLPALLLDTFSSLTESRVLILLLLNLLFLIIGMLMEANAAIIMMTPILMPLLTLYGINPLMFGIVMSFNLCIGLVTPPVGLCLLLSNQIGETSLSKSLKALMPLLLISIVVLLLITYVDPLTTWLPSLLKK, from the coding sequence ATGAACGCAGGACTGCTTGTATTTATTCTGCTGCTGCTTCTGTCCTTCCTGGGCATTCCCATCTTTATCTCCCTGGGCATCGGCACCCTGATAGCTCTGAATATGGCGGACCTGCCCATGCTGGTGCTGCCCCAGAAGCTCTTTGCCGGCATGAACTCCTCCTCCCTGCTGGCCATTCCCTTCTTCATCCTGGCGGGCAACCTTATGTCCCGCAGTATTACGGGGAAGCTCATCGATGTGGCCAACGCCCTTATCGGGCGCATTAAGGGCAGCCTGGCCCTGGTAACGGTGGTGGCCTCGGGCCTGTTCGGCGCCATCTCCGGCTCCGGTGTGGCTACGGCCTCCGCCATCGGCGGCCTGACTATTCCCGCCATGAAGAAGGAGGGCTATCCCGCTCCCTTTGCCGTGGCCGTGTCGTCCATTTCGTCCATTCTGGGCCCCATCATTCCCCCGTCTATTACCCTGATCGTGTACGCCTCCATCACCAATGTGTCGGTGTCCAAGCTGTTTATCGGCTCCGTGATCCCCGGCCTGCTGCTGGTGGTGTGCCTCATGGGCTACGCCCTGGTATATGCCAAGCGCTATAACCTCCCCGCCCACGAGAAGATGCCTGCCAAGGAGGTGGCCAAGACCTTCAAGAGCAGCATCTGGGCGCTGCTGATGCCCATTATCATTCTGGGCGGTATCTTCGGCGGTATCTTCACCGCCACCGAGGCCGCTGCCGTGGCCGTGGTGTACGCCCTGATCGTGAGCCTGTTCGTCTACAAGGACACCAAGTGGAGCGAGCTGCCCTCCTCCTTTGTGGAGGCCTCCGTTTCCACCGCCACCATCATGGTGATGGTGGGCCTGTCCAAGGCCTCCAGCTATGTGGTGGTCACCTCCGGCCTGCCGGCCCTGCTGCTGGACACCTTCTCCAGCCTCACCGAGAGCCGGGTGCTGATCCTGCTGCTGCTGAACCTGCTGTTCCTCATCATCGGTATGCTCATGGAGGCCAATGCCGCCATCATTATGATGACCCCCATTCTGATGCCTCTGCTGACCCTGTACGGCATCAACCCCCTGATGTTCGGTATCGTTATGAGCTTCAACCTGTGCATCGGTCTGGTCACGCCTCCTGTGGGCCTGTGCCTGCTGCTGAGCAATCAGATCGGTGAGACCAGCCTCAGCAAGTCCCTGAAGGCATTGATGCCCCTGCTGCTCATCAGCATCGTGGTGCTGCTGCTGATCACCTATGTGGACCCGCTGACCACATGGCTGCCGTCCCTGCTGAAGAAGTAA
- a CDS encoding TRAP transporter substrate-binding protein yields MKKLMAAVLAGLMLAGLLSGCANTANDDEVEYRWKMALNSTEGDNAYDTGVLFAQKIKELTDGRVQVDLYGGAQLGTTAEVLEGMYAGVADVMCESIGTLATFTPLANIEAMPYMFSSYDHFMNVWYSDLGQEIKDAVGDDAGFKLMGASYRGPRVVCATKELKTVADFKGFKLRAPNLEMYLKTWQWAGANPTPIPMNEVYTALQQKTVDGQENPVVDSVNYAFDEVCNYWIKTNHVYGCNVVIMDKKYFESLPADIQKATLEAAEFAGRAISEQQADKDAVAWQELEDEGKTIIEVDNAAFAEHFKDFAATNYPAFADWVERIAAMDPAKG; encoded by the coding sequence ATGAAAAAGCTGATGGCAGCGGTGCTGGCGGGCTTGATGCTGGCGGGCCTGTTATCGGGCTGCGCAAACACCGCAAACGACGACGAGGTGGAATACCGCTGGAAAATGGCGCTGAACTCCACCGAGGGCGACAATGCCTATGACACAGGCGTTCTCTTTGCCCAGAAGATCAAGGAGCTGACCGACGGCCGGGTGCAGGTAGACCTGTACGGCGGCGCCCAGCTGGGCACCACGGCAGAGGTGCTGGAGGGCATGTACGCAGGTGTGGCCGATGTGATGTGCGAGTCCATCGGTACGCTGGCTACCTTTACCCCCCTGGCCAACATTGAGGCTATGCCTTATATGTTCAGCAGCTACGATCACTTTATGAATGTATGGTACAGCGATCTGGGTCAGGAGATCAAGGACGCCGTAGGCGATGACGCCGGCTTCAAGCTCATGGGCGCGTCCTACCGCGGCCCCCGTGTGGTGTGCGCCACCAAGGAGCTGAAAACCGTTGCCGACTTCAAGGGCTTCAAGCTCCGTGCCCCCAATCTAGAGATGTATCTGAAGACCTGGCAGTGGGCGGGAGCCAACCCCACCCCGATCCCCATGAACGAGGTTTACACCGCTCTGCAGCAGAAAACCGTGGACGGCCAGGAAAACCCCGTGGTGGACTCCGTGAACTACGCCTTTGACGAGGTGTGCAACTACTGGATCAAGACCAACCATGTCTACGGCTGCAATGTGGTGATCATGGACAAGAAGTACTTCGAGAGCCTGCCCGCCGACATTCAGAAGGCCACCCTGGAGGCCGCCGAGTTCGCGGGTCGGGCCATCAGTGAGCAGCAGGCGGACAAGGATGCCGTGGCCTGGCAGGAGCTGGAGGACGAGGGCAAGACCATCATCGAGGTGGATAACGCCGCCTTCGCCGAGCATTTCAAGGACTTCGCCGCCACCAACTATCCCGCGTTTGCCGACTGGGTGGAGCGCATCGCCGCCATGGATCCTGCTAAGGGCTAA
- a CDS encoding NAD(P)-dependent oxidoreductase encodes MKIGFLGLGVMGLPMAKNLVKKSGCEVLGFDVAQNRLDEFAAAGGTPVKEQTDIYKQCDIIMQILPTHAIIRKSVEDAVRYGKRGNIIIDLSSTAPDIIQDLYKTVKEAGMYLLDSPISGGNPMAIAGTLAIMTGGDKEVFESVKPLLECMGHPVYTGGSGSGSVTKLVNNMVAGAYMVVIAEAYAFAAKAGIDLQTTFEATRGGFAGGPVYENKVPKLIKRDFEPGARVAVHRKDILNAKHFAHHMGVDTPMTDVVLRVMDWMNDNGHIDEDQIAMVKYYEDKMDVTVGEEK; translated from the coding sequence ATGAAGATCGGTTTCCTGGGCCTGGGCGTTATGGGACTGCCTATGGCAAAAAATCTGGTTAAAAAGAGCGGCTGTGAGGTGCTGGGCTTTGATGTGGCCCAGAATCGCCTGGACGAGTTCGCCGCCGCAGGCGGTACGCCGGTGAAGGAGCAGACGGATATTTATAAGCAGTGTGACATCATCATGCAGATCCTGCCCACCCACGCCATTATCCGCAAGTCCGTGGAGGACGCCGTGCGCTACGGCAAGCGGGGCAACATCATCATTGACCTCAGCTCCACCGCCCCCGACATCATCCAGGACCTGTATAAAACCGTCAAGGAAGCGGGTATGTACCTGCTGGATTCCCCCATCAGCGGCGGTAATCCCATGGCCATTGCCGGCACCCTGGCCATTATGACCGGCGGCGACAAGGAAGTGTTTGAGAGCGTAAAGCCCCTGCTGGAGTGCATGGGCCATCCCGTTTACACCGGCGGCAGCGGCAGCGGCAGCGTCACCAAGCTGGTGAATAACATGGTGGCCGGGGCCTACATGGTCGTCATCGCTGAGGCCTATGCCTTCGCCGCCAAGGCGGGCATCGACCTGCAGACCACCTTCGAGGCCACCCGTGGCGGATTTGCCGGCGGCCCCGTGTATGAAAACAAGGTGCCCAAGCTCATCAAGCGCGACTTCGAGCCCGGCGCCCGGGTAGCCGTTCACCGCAAGGACATTCTCAATGCCAAGCACTTTGCCCATCACATGGGCGTGGATACGCCTATGACCGATGTGGTGCTGCGGGTCATGGACTGGATGAACGACAACGGCCATATCGACGAGGACCAGATCGCCATGGTCAAGTATTACGAGGACAAGATGGATGTGACCGTGGGCGAAGAAAAATAA
- a CDS encoding alpha-ketoacid dehydrogenase subunit beta — MKKITVSKAIGEALHEEMLRDKNVFIMGEDMAVMGNVFAITKGFLEEFGPNRVIDTPISEEGFVGMAVGAAMRGLRPVVELMYDDFATECADPLFNQAAKIRYMTGGQCNVPMVLRAPMGAGRRNAGQHSQSLENFFCHFPGLKVVAPCSAADAKGLLKTAIRDDDPVIFLEHKLLYAKKEEIPEEEYTIPLGQAAVKREGKDISIITWSREVNFSLEAAAKLAEQGIEAEVLDLRTLVPLDWDAIVKTISKTHNAIIVSEEVKRGSFAGELSAQIGEELFDELDAPVERVCGLNICSPFSPVLEDKNFPHPEDIVAAVKRVLNK; from the coding sequence ATGAAAAAGATTACCGTCAGCAAGGCCATCGGTGAGGCCCTGCACGAGGAGATGCTCCGGGACAAAAATGTCTTTATCATGGGCGAGGATATGGCCGTTATGGGCAATGTGTTTGCCATTACCAAGGGCTTTTTGGAGGAGTTCGGCCCCAACCGGGTCATTGATACCCCCATTTCCGAGGAGGGCTTCGTAGGTATGGCCGTGGGCGCGGCTATGCGCGGCCTGCGTCCCGTGGTGGAGCTGATGTATGACGACTTCGCCACCGAGTGCGCCGACCCCCTGTTCAACCAGGCGGCCAAGATCCGCTATATGACCGGCGGCCAGTGCAATGTCCCTATGGTCCTGCGGGCTCCCATGGGCGCCGGACGCCGCAACGCCGGCCAGCACTCCCAGTCTCTGGAGAACTTCTTCTGCCACTTCCCCGGCCTGAAGGTGGTGGCTCCCTGCTCCGCCGCGGATGCCAAGGGCCTGCTGAAAACCGCCATTCGGGACGATGACCCCGTTATCTTCCTGGAGCACAAGCTGCTGTACGCCAAGAAGGAGGAGATCCCCGAGGAGGAGTACACCATTCCTCTGGGCCAGGCCGCTGTGAAGCGGGAGGGCAAGGATATTTCCATCATCACCTGGAGCCGCGAGGTAAACTTCTCCCTGGAGGCGGCTGCCAAGCTGGCCGAGCAGGGCATTGAGGCCGAGGTGCTGGACCTGCGCACCCTGGTGCCCCTGGATTGGGACGCCATTGTAAAGACCATTTCCAAGACCCACAACGCCATCATCGTCTCCGAGGAGGTCAAGCGCGGCAGCTTCGCCGGTGAGCTTTCCGCTCAGATCGGCGAGGAGCTGTTCGACGAGCTGGACGCCCCGGTGGAGCGTGTCTGCGGCCTGAACATCTGCTCCCCCTTCAGCCCCGTGCTGGAGGACAAGAACTTCCCCCATCCGGAGGACATCGTGGCCGCGGTGAAGCGCGTGCTGAACAAGTAA